The following nucleotide sequence is from Oreochromis niloticus isolate F11D_XX linkage group LG9, O_niloticus_UMD_NMBU, whole genome shotgun sequence.
TTTTGACCTAGCTGGCACATCTTTTTCTACATTGTCATAGAGCTGATAATAACAACTGTCAGTAGAGAAATTTCCTGATTATTATTCTGTTTTTGAGTTAAGGAAGGGAAAAGATGTTGTTTCAATACATTTTGTTTAACAAAATCTCTAAAGTTCTTCCAGCATGGATGCAGAAatatttctgttcattttaaatgaacctGCACTTGTGTTTCTGTCAGAACTGACACAGACTTGTCATCATGCAACAGGCAGACACTTGTCACTGAAAAATGTTGAAAAGCAGACATATATGAACAGGCGTTATGAATCAATGTAGccagtgatttttatttttgttttttttttgtcaagttTGTCTACTAACTTATGAATCCACTTTATCCACAAGTCCTCTGCTCACACAGTGATGTGCTCCACATTTTGTAGCCAGCACTTTTTGTTCAAGGCTTTAATGTAATGTGCTCCTATATTTAGGACAGCTTAGGTCACACTTTTGTCAGCTGTATTGTCTCTACCACACTGCATGATATGCATCATAAAATAGACCCAACTACTTGATCATGAATAAGTTCATGGAGCTTTATGGTCATTTAAACATTTAGAAAATGCAAaaccttttttcagtgtttttgcaaTAGCATTGTTACCACGCTTTATCTAAAGTTCTGTTTGTCTTTCAGCATCAACCGGTGCCACAGACAGATGGCAGAGATTGCAGTGAATGCCATCCTCACTGTGGCCGATATGGAGAGGAAGGATGTTGACTTCGAGCTCATCAAGATGGAAGGCAAGGTCGGAGGAAAGCTGGAGGACACACAGCTCATCAAGGGAGTCATAGTCGACAAAGAGTTCAGCCACCCCCAGATGCCCAAGGTATGATCGATGGGAATTTGTAACACGATGTCATTGGCTGCCTAGCTGTCTGGTGTTTGATCAAAAAGAATCAAATCAGTTGAAAGTTTATGGggcaaaataaatgtttctgttCTGACCTCCATCTGTAAAATTTGATTAACCGCTTGTCCTTTGTTATTTCACAGGTTCTGAAGGATGCTAAAATTGCCATTCTTACCTGCCCGTTTGAGCCTCCTAAGCCCAAGACCAAGCATAAGCTGGATGTGACTTCTGTGGAAGACTACAAAGCTCTCCAGAAATATGAAAAAGAGAAATTTGAGGAGATGATCCAACAGGTTGGTACCCCCAGAGTCTGTTAACAACTGAtgtttaaccatttcatttattGTCTGATTAACATAGAAATCGCAGCTGCAAACAAGCATAAACATATCGGCACACATGCTTATGGACATGTGTTTATTTTAGGTCAAAAGTAATGGGGCTAACTTGGCCATCTGCCAGTGGGGCTTTGATGATGAAGCCAACCATCTTCTGCTGCAAAATGACCTGCCTGCTGTGCGCTGggttggagggcctgagattgAGGTAAGATGAGATGCAAAATTAATCtttaatcaaacatttttttgtccTTTATCACTTAATCACTCAGGTATTTGCAACTTTTTGTCATATGTTACATCAAGTACAAAATATAAAGTGGAGTTTATGTTGAAGTGTCGATATCAATTGTTTGTCTCCAGTTGATAGCAATAGCTACAGGAGGCCGCATTGTCCCGAGGTTCTGTGAGCTGACACCGGAGAAGCTCGGCACAGCTGGTTTGGTGAAGGAGATCTCCTTCGGCACTACCAAGGATCACATGTTGGTTATCATGGAGTGCAAAAACACCAGAGCTGTGACCATTTTCATCCGTGGAGGCAACAAAATGGTGAGCCCAAAAGCAAATTCATAattacatgttttgttttgtttttttattattaatccaGTTTGATTAAGTGTCATTATCTTTCTTGATAGATCATCGAGGAGGCTAAGCGTGCTCTCCATGATGCTCTGTGCGTAATCCGCAATTTGGTCAAGGACAACAGAGTTGTGTACGGAGGTGGTGCTTCAGAGATCGCATGTGCCCTAGCTGTCAACCAGGCTGCAGACAAAGTAAGAGAAATTGCATCAGAGACTTTCTGACCTCAGCGTTTACAATAAACATGATTGTGTTCCTGCTCGACTCTCATTGACATCTGTCAATTTCCTTTTCAGTGCCCGTCATTGGAACAGTATGCCATGAGGGCTTTTGCTGATGCGTTAGAGGTAATCCCAATGGCACTGGCTGAGAACAGCGGGCTGAACCCCATCCAGACCATGACAGAGGTCAGAGCCAAACAAGTCAGAGAGAACAACCCATTCCTGGGAATTGACTGTTTACACAAAAACACCAATGGTAAGCAACCACCTGCACTGCACATAATACACTGCAGTAGATACTGAACTAAACATGGCTTCAGTCTGGATTACCACCTTTGGAGATGACAACACTGCACTTCAATGTTAAAGCACAATGATTTAttgaattctttatttttttcctcccttcttTCCCCCTGCAGACATGAAGCAACAGCATGTGATCGAGACCCTGATTGGCAAGAAGCAGCAGATCCTGCTCGCTACTCAGGTAGTCAAGATGATCCTGAAGATAGACGACATCCGAAGCCCCGGGGAGACCGAGGACTGAAGCCCTCCTGAACACGAGAAAGGCTCGGGCGTTCTCTTGAACAAATGCCGTTCTAGAGGTTTTCAGCACTTCCCAGAGCATCGTGTCCAAGCTGCACCACGAATTGCTATTTATAGTTGGATACAACATGTTCAAGCTGTTGTAGTACCAGAGTCACCATTAAAATGTTGGTCTGTTGAAATTTCCACACTTTTGCTTTCaagttctttattttctttatttatttttattcaataAGATATAACAGAAGATATAATTTCAGCAATTATTTACAAGATTATGTAATGAATCCATGCACTCTTGAAATAGTTCATATTTAATGTTTATGATCTGAGATTAACAAAACGGTGTATACATATACTTTTGATTTAAACTCTTATTTCACTAACATTAATATCATAATTTCCTAAACCCCTAAGATAACATGgaagcttttttttctgctatGGCTTGGGGGAGGGGGCTTTTTGCCTATATAAGTCAAAATTTTGCTTCAATATATCAAAATCTTGAGTTAATAACTTGTAATAACTAGGTTTTTATTGTCAATTTGGAGTTAGTAGGTTTCAAACTAATCCTAACCCAAATTTGCAGTTAGGTATACAATAACCTGAAATTTTGATTTACGGATGGCAAAAAACAGTTGCTGATACAAGCTTCCATAAGACACAGGCATCAATATTCGGACAAAACCAACAGAAAAACTCATTATGAGCACCTCTTACTGATCGTCTTATAATGTTCTGATTAAGTATTCCGGATATGATTATATAAAGAAGAGTTTTAAGGTGTTTCCTGACATCCCCATTTACATGTACTTGTTGAGCCAGTTGAGCAGGTCTTTTCTGGCCTCCTGGATGTAGGGTTTGTCAGCGGGGTTGATGTCCTCTCGCTTGCGGTGGACAAATCCGTGAGTCTGACCGGGAAATATCTTCACCTGGTAGTCCACTTTGCATTTCTCCTTCAAGTTGGCTTCAAGAGCACTCACCTGATGGGCAAAAATGATGTCAGTGCACATGTCATGGCAGAAATTCTGACATTTTTAAGTTAACATTGTCTGCATACAAAAGTTGCTGCTAAAACTAATCGGTCCACATTCACACTAACCTGGTCCAAAGGGATAACGCTGTCATTCTCTGCAAAGATGAACAGTGTTGGACTCTTCAGCTCATacctgtcctctctctctcgaACTATTCCTGCACAGGATCATATAAAACCATTCTAAAAACATTTTCCGTATACCATACCGCGTGTTCTGCTGTAACAATGGCATACCATAAACAGACACTCCAGCTTTGATCTCTGGATACAGTAAGGCCAGGTAATGTGTGGCAACCCCTCCCCAGCAAAAGCCTACTACTCCGATATGTTTGACTCCGCATTGATCCTTCAGGAACTTCAGCACTGCATCCACCTCTCTGAGAAGGAAAAGTTCAATGAGTGTGCGCTATCACATAACCCAGGAGGCATAAAGCTATCAAAGCTATGAGTAACTGCTGCATTACGTGATTCACGCGTTTGTTTACTTGTTAATAGCTGTCGGCTTCTTGTCCTGAAGCCACTCTTGAAAGTTGGACCAGTCTTTTGTTGGACTCCAAGGTTCCTTACCAACAAAGAAGTCTGGACAAATGGCTCTGCTCacaataaaacaacagaaaaaggaGGAATCAAAATCTCAGAAAATCACTGATTCTAGAAATCCTACATTCGCCTCAGGAATCTCAATCCAGTCGATCAATGAGTCAGTCACATAAACGCACATGTATCCGTTAGCAGCAAGCATGTCAGCCATGTATCTAGTGTTGGGAAGCTGCCAACCGAAGATGTCTTGAATGACAATAATGGCCTTGTCGGATGCAGTGGATGGTTTTACTACATAAGCTTTAAAGTGCTCTATCTGGACCTCCTGGCCGAGCGCTCCATACTCCATGCGATCACCAATATCGCAGGGACACGGCTTGGCTTCGTTTGCCATCTGCTGGCAGAGATAAAGACAGAAGCACGAAAAGTATTGGTAAAAAGGAGACAGCAAAGCTGGGATGTATTAGACTAAAACAAGAACAATGTCACGTGTGCACACCTGGACTCACTTGTGACATTTGCGCAACAAAGCATGACAAAGCAAAATACTTCGACATGCTATGCTGCATAACTCTTTTCAGTTAAACGATTCCCCCCTTCTATATTTTTTTCCAAGTAAACTAATGAAATCCAACATTGCACAGAAAAATCCGTTTGCAAAGACGACGTGGGAAACATACCTTGCTGGTTTGCGAGTTTACGCGTAGCTGCCTGGCTTTGAAAGTCAAAATCTTGATCTGCTTATAAAGAGGGGAGAGAGCTAGCGGTTGGACAAAGTTGAAATTCCTTTCCACTCccactttcaaaaaaaaaaaaagtgatttacaGTCATTGGTTTTTGCACGAGTGGGTGATTCTGCGACTTATGGAGAAAGTCATAAACGTGTTATGGTAAAGCGCTTTaccataacacttttatgactTTCTCCATGcatgatttcttt
It contains:
- the cct5 gene encoding T-complex protein 1 subunit epsilon — protein: MSTLGTLAFDEYGRPFIIIKDQDKKTRLTGIDALKSHIMAAKAVASTLKTSLGPNGLDKMMVDRDGEVTVTNDGATILSMMDVDHQIAKLMVELSKSQDDEIGDGTTGVVVLAGALLEQAEQLLDRGIHPIRISDGYDQAARIATEQLDKIAETFPYDPNNTEPLIQTAMTTLGSKVINRCHRQMAEIAVNAILTVADMERKDVDFELIKMEGKVGGKLEDTQLIKGVIVDKEFSHPQMPKVLKDAKIAILTCPFEPPKPKTKHKLDVTSVEDYKALQKYEKEKFEEMIQQVKSNGANLAICQWGFDDEANHLLLQNDLPAVRWVGGPEIELIAIATGGRIVPRFCELTPEKLGTAGLVKEISFGTTKDHMLVIMECKNTRAVTIFIRGGNKMIIEEAKRALHDALCVIRNLVKDNRVVYGGGASEIACALAVNQAADKCPSLEQYAMRAFADALEVIPMALAENSGLNPIQTMTEVRAKQVRENNPFLGIDCLHKNTNDMKQQHVIETLIGKKQQILLATQVVKMILKIDDIRSPGETED
- the cmbl gene encoding carboxymethylenebutenolidase homolog; translation: MANEAKPCPCDIGDRMEYGALGQEVQIEHFKAYVVKPSTASDKAIIVIQDIFGWQLPNTRYMADMLAANGYIAICPDFFVGKEPWSPTKDWSNFQEWLQDKKPTAINKEVDAVLKFLKDQCGVKHIGVVGFCWGGVATHYLALLYPEIKAGVSVYGIVREREDRYELKSPTLFIFAENDSVIPLDQVSALEANLKEKCKVDYQVKIFPGQTHGFVHRKREDINPADKPYIQEARKDLLNWLNKYM